Genomic DNA from Alistipes indistinctus YIT 12060:
GATCGCCCGGTACTGGTACGCGGCCGTAAAAACGGGGTTGTTCTCGATTGCATAGGAAAAATCCTGTTCCGCCCCGAGCAGGTCGTCGAGGTTGTATTTGGCGATGCCGCGCAGGAAATAGCCCTCGTAAGCCTTCTCATCCACCTTCAGCAATACGTTCAGCGTCTCGATCGCATCGCGGAATTTGTTATCTATAATGTAGCTCCTGCCCACATAGAAAAAGTAATGCTTATCGAGTTGGGCCGACGCCTTATGGACGCCTCCCAGCGACACGAAAAACAGGAGAATGAGGAGAGATTTACGCATGCGGCCGTAGTATACGGGGTGCAAGATAATCATTCTACGCCAGAATACAGCGAACAAACACCCCCAATTCGTTTTACAAGGAACGGCATAAGCCGATGATTAGTATAATTTGGGGCACAGGAAGCCGCTAAAGATAAAATTTAAACCGAATGATCCACATTACAGAAAAGTTACGTACCTTTGAAAGCAATTTTGCGCTGAAATCCTGCTACTGAATAACAAATGAAAAAAGTAGATGTTGTTTTAGGCTTACAATGGGGCGACGAAGGCAAAGGCAAGGTCGTCGACGTGCTCACACCGGCTTATCAGGTGATCGCCCGCTTCCAGGGGGGACCCAATGCAGGCCACTCACTCCATTTTGAAGGCAAAAAATACGTATTGCACACGATCCCGTCGGGTATTTTCCGCGAAGGCTCGATCAATATCATCGGCAACGGCGTGGTGATCGATCCGGTGATTCTCTCCGAAGAGATCGCCAAACTGGAGAAAGACGGCGTCGACGTACAGGGCAAGCTGCTGATCTCGAAAAAAGCGCACCTGATCCTGCCTACTCACCGCATCATCGATGCGGCGTCGGAAGCCTCGAAAGGCAAGACGAAAATCGGTTCGACGCTCAAAGGCATCGGCCCGACCTATATGGATAAAACGGGCCGCAACGGCCTGCGCGTCGGGGACATCGTCTCGGGCGAATTCGAGGAACGTTACGGGCGCCTCAAGGAGAAACACATCGAACTGCTCAAACAATACGATTTCCCGTACGACATCTGCGACTACGAAAAAGAGTGGCTTGCCGGGATCGAAAACCTCAAGCGTTTCCGCTTCATCGACAGCGAACACGTGGTGAACTCGCTGCTCCAAGAGGGTAAAGCGATCCTCGCCGAAGGCGCGCAAGGTTCGATGCTCGACATCGACTTCGGCACCTACCCGTTCGTCACCTCGTCCAATACGCTCTGCGCAGGGGTCTGCACCGGTCTGGGTGTCGCACCGTCGCGGATCGGCAACGTCTACGGCATCTTCAAAGCTTACTGCACCCGCGTGGGCAGCGGTCCTTTCCCCACCGAGCTGTTCGACGAGGACGGGGAGA
This window encodes:
- a CDS encoding adenylosuccinate synthase, giving the protein MKKVDVVLGLQWGDEGKGKVVDVLTPAYQVIARFQGGPNAGHSLHFEGKKYVLHTIPSGIFREGSINIIGNGVVIDPVILSEEIAKLEKDGVDVQGKLLISKKAHLILPTHRIIDAASEASKGKTKIGSTLKGIGPTYMDKTGRNGLRVGDIVSGEFEERYGRLKEKHIELLKQYDFPYDICDYEKEWLAGIENLKRFRFIDSEHVVNSLLQEGKAILAEGAQGSMLDIDFGTYPFVTSSNTLCAGVCTGLGVAPSRIGNVYGIFKAYCTRVGSGPFPTELFDEDGEKMRQIGQEFGATTGRPRRCGWLDMVALKYSVMMNGVTELIMMKADVLNDFDTLKVAVAYNVNGKETSEFPYEASEKIVPVYKEFKGWNCDINKLRRYDEFPAELKNYIEFIEQETGVPVKIVSVGPDREETIVR